A genomic stretch from Calidithermus timidus DSM 17022 includes:
- a CDS encoding O-acetylhomoserine aminocarboxypropyltransferase/cysteine synthase family protein produces MSRKLAFETLQLHAGYSPDPSTGARQVPIYATTSYQFKDADHAARLFGLQEFGNIYTRIMNPTTDVLEKRIAALEGGVAGLATSSGHAAQFLTFTNLAQAGDNIVATPNLYGGTWNQLKVTLPRLGIETRFTSRAESPEEFLAATDANTRAWFIESIGNPALNIPDFEAIAQAAQEKGVALIVDNTFGQGGYLFRPLEWGANVVVHSGTKWIGGHGAAIAGLIVDGGNFAWDNGRYPLLTQPQPGYHGLELTKAFGNLAFILKARVDGLRDQGQALGPFEAWVLLLGLETLSLRAERHVQNTLEIAHWLREREEVAWVNYPGLEDHPSYAKAQKYFRGKPGAVLTFGLRGGYEAAKGFINRLELISHLANVGDSRTLAIHPASTTHSQLSAQEQALAGVSPELVRLSVGLEAAEDLKADLKQALRAPVGV; encoded by the coding sequence ATGTCCAGAAAGCTCGCTTTTGAGACCCTGCAGCTTCACGCCGGTTACAGCCCCGACCCCAGCACGGGCGCCCGCCAGGTGCCCATCTACGCCACCACCTCTTACCAGTTCAAGGACGCCGACCACGCGGCGCGGCTCTTTGGCTTGCAGGAATTCGGCAACATCTACACCCGCATCATGAACCCCACCACCGACGTGCTCGAGAAGCGCATCGCCGCGCTCGAGGGCGGGGTGGCGGGCCTGGCGACGAGCTCGGGCCACGCCGCGCAGTTCCTCACCTTCACCAACCTGGCTCAGGCCGGGGACAACATCGTGGCCACGCCCAACCTCTACGGTGGCACCTGGAACCAGCTCAAGGTCACGCTGCCGCGTCTGGGCATCGAGACCCGTTTCACCAGCCGCGCCGAGAGCCCCGAGGAATTCCTCGCCGCCACCGACGCGAACACCCGGGCTTGGTTCATCGAGTCCATCGGCAATCCCGCGCTCAACATCCCCGACTTCGAAGCCATCGCTCAGGCTGCCCAGGAGAAGGGCGTGGCCCTGATCGTGGACAACACCTTCGGGCAGGGGGGTTACTTATTCCGGCCCCTCGAGTGGGGGGCCAACGTGGTGGTGCACTCGGGCACCAAGTGGATCGGCGGGCACGGGGCGGCCATCGCCGGGTTGATCGTGGACGGGGGCAACTTCGCCTGGGACAACGGGCGCTACCCGCTCCTCACCCAGCCCCAGCCCGGCTACCACGGCCTCGAGCTCACCAAGGCCTTCGGCAACCTGGCCTTCATCCTCAAGGCCCGCGTCGATGGCCTGCGCGACCAGGGCCAGGCGCTGGGCCCCTTCGAGGCCTGGGTGCTGCTGCTGGGCTTAGAGACCCTCTCGCTGCGGGCCGAGCGCCACGTGCAGAACACCCTGGAGATCGCCCACTGGCTGCGCGAGCGGGAGGAGGTGGCCTGGGTCAACTACCCCGGCCTGGAAGACCACCCCAGCTACGCCAAGGCCCAGAAGTACTTCCGCGGCAAGCCGGGCGCGGTGCTCACCTTCGGGCTCAGGGGCGGCTACGAGGCGGCTAAGGGCTTCATCAACCGCCTCGAGCTCATCTCGCACCTGGCCAACGTGGGGGATTCGCGCACCCTGGCCATTCACCCCGCCTCCACCACCCACTCCCAGCTCAGCGCCCAGGAGCAGGCACTGGCTGGGGTCAGCCCCGAGCTGGTGCGCCTGAGCGTGGGCCTCGAGGCCGCCGAGGACCTCAAGGCCGACCTCAAGCAGGCGCTGCGGGCCCCGGTGGGCGTTTGA
- a CDS encoding Rqc2 family fibronectin-binding protein produces MEGLLINAVLRELAGRLPARSLGWAFPDEGTAALLVEGLGNLVLRYRPPHPLLTLEPGSLEGEAKTAFQRSLAARAKGRLLKAEQLKLDRVVFFELEGESGFVDTPPTRLIFELTGRNANLLLTTPEGRILTLDREVTQQVNRFRELRPGLTYTPPPPYHKLDPRTAGPGDLERLLGLSLSQAASKHLDGLGKELTLELARRAGLPPQTVLSPEHLAPLHRALKSLVERPSGTPEHPSLATELRAEWERQEAEALRRPLREALRKRIHTLEARLADYHRALARLDEVPALREKGNVLLAYLHRVPGGAASVTLEDFTGKPLEIALDPTLTPAQNAERYYGRARRLEALAERAMELQPRTQAQLEALRQEIAGLEKATLPELLKRLQRKEESEEGRVGLRLRSPGGFAVWVGRNAKENDFLTRSAHSMDLWFHAQGIPGSHVILRTQGQPAPLPDLLFAAQLAAYHSKARGERNVAVDYTAKKNVWRPRKAAPGQVLYTGAKTLFVDAEDPSAPSEGVD; encoded by the coding sequence ATGGAAGGTTTGCTGATCAACGCGGTCCTGCGCGAGCTCGCCGGGCGCTTGCCGGCGCGAAGCCTAGGCTGGGCTTTCCCAGACGAGGGCACGGCGGCCTTGCTGGTCGAGGGGCTGGGCAACCTGGTGCTGCGCTACCGACCGCCTCACCCCCTGCTCACCCTCGAGCCCGGCAGCCTCGAGGGTGAGGCCAAAACCGCCTTCCAGCGCTCGCTGGCGGCCAGGGCCAAAGGACGTCTGCTCAAAGCAGAGCAGCTCAAGCTCGACCGGGTGGTCTTCTTCGAGCTCGAGGGCGAGAGCGGCTTCGTGGACACCCCGCCCACCCGTCTGATCTTCGAGCTCACCGGGCGCAACGCCAACCTGCTGCTCACCACCCCCGAGGGCCGCATCCTCACCCTCGACCGCGAGGTGACCCAGCAGGTCAACCGCTTCCGCGAGCTGCGGCCCGGTCTCACCTACACCCCTCCCCCGCCCTACCACAAGCTCGACCCGCGCACCGCGGGGCCTGGCGACCTCGAGCGGCTGCTCGGCCTGAGCCTGAGCCAGGCAGCCTCCAAGCACCTCGACGGCCTGGGCAAGGAGCTGACCCTGGAACTGGCCCGCCGCGCGGGCCTCCCCCCGCAGACCGTGCTCTCCCCGGAGCACCTCGCGCCCCTCCACCGCGCCCTCAAGAGCCTGGTCGAGCGCCCAAGCGGTACCCCAGAGCACCCTTCCCTCGCCACCGAGCTCCGGGCCGAGTGGGAGCGGCAGGAGGCCGAGGCCCTGCGCCGCCCGCTGCGCGAGGCCCTGCGCAAGCGCATCCACACCCTCGAGGCCCGCCTGGCCGACTACCATAGGGCCCTCGCCCGGCTCGACGAGGTGCCCGCGCTGCGCGAGAAGGGCAACGTGCTGCTGGCCTACTTGCACCGCGTCCCCGGCGGGGCCGCCTCGGTGACGCTGGAGGACTTCACGGGTAAGCCCCTCGAGATCGCCCTCGACCCCACCCTCACCCCGGCCCAGAACGCCGAGCGCTACTACGGCCGTGCCCGCCGCCTGGAGGCGCTGGCCGAGCGGGCCATGGAGCTACAGCCGCGCACCCAAGCTCAGCTCGAGGCCCTGCGTCAGGAAATCGCCGGCCTGGAGAAAGCCACCCTTCCCGAACTGCTCAAGCGGCTACAGCGCAAGGAGGAGTCCGAGGAAGGACGCGTCGGCCTGCGGCTGCGCTCACCGGGCGGCTTCGCGGTGTGGGTGGGCCGCAATGCCAAGGAGAACGACTTCCTCACCCGCAGCGCCCACTCTATGGATCTGTGGTTCCACGCCCAGGGCATCCCCGGCTCGCACGTCATCCTGCGCACCCAGGGCCAGCCCGCCCCCCTCCCCGACCTGCTCTTCGCCGCCCAGCTCGCCGCCTACCACTCCAAGGCCCGCGGCGAGCGCAACGTCGCGGTGGACTACACGGCCAAGAAGAACGTCTGGCGTCCACGCAAGGCCGCACCGGGACAGGTGCTCTACACGGGGGCCAAGACCCTCTTCGTGGACGCCGAGGACCCTTCGGCGCCGTCTGAAGGCGTAGACTGA
- the mqnP gene encoding menaquinone biosynthesis prenyltransferase MqnP, translating into MARLRTYLELVRFEHTLFALPFAYGGMLLAGRGWPGLETFFWITLAMVGARTAAMALNRLIDRAIDARNPRTAQRHLPRGALSPAEVLALSLISLLLLGVAALKLNALTASLLPVAVFFLVGYSYTKRFTWLCHYWLGLTIGAAAVGGWIAVTGAFEPATFALWAAVGLWIAGFDILYATQDFHFDRQNRIHSVPARFGLATALQIARATHFLAWLGFGLTGLLYGAGVVYFLGVLCVGVVLWYEHRLVSPSDLSKIDAAFFQANVVVSLGMFAFIALETLL; encoded by the coding sequence ATCGCACGGCTTCGCACCTACCTCGAGCTCGTCCGCTTCGAGCACACCCTCTTCGCCCTACCCTTCGCCTACGGCGGCATGCTGCTGGCCGGGCGCGGCTGGCCGGGCCTGGAGACCTTCTTCTGGATCACCCTGGCCATGGTGGGCGCCCGCACCGCCGCCATGGCCCTCAACCGGCTCATCGACCGGGCCATCGATGCGCGCAATCCCCGCACCGCTCAGCGGCACCTGCCCCGGGGTGCGCTCAGCCCGGCCGAGGTGCTGGCGCTCTCGCTCATCAGCCTGCTGCTGCTGGGCGTGGCGGCGCTCAAGCTCAACGCCCTCACGGCCTCGCTGCTGCCGGTGGCGGTGTTCTTCCTGGTGGGCTACAGCTACACCAAGCGCTTCACCTGGCTGTGCCACTACTGGCTGGGCCTCACCATCGGCGCGGCGGCGGTGGGCGGCTGGATCGCGGTAACCGGGGCCTTCGAGCCGGCCACCTTCGCCCTTTGGGCTGCGGTGGGCCTATGGATCGCGGGCTTCGACATCCTTTACGCCACCCAGGACTTCCATTTCGATCGGCAGAACCGCATCCACAGCGTCCCGGCTCGTTTTGGCCTCGCCACGGCACTGCAAATTGCCCGCGCGACCCATTTCCTGGCCTGGCTGGGGTTCGGGCTCACCGGCCTGCTGTATGGGGCGGGGGTAGTCTATTTTCTGGGTGTGCTGTGCGTGGGAGTGGTGCTGTGGTACGAGCACCGCCTGGTCAGCCCCTCCGACCTCTCCAAGATCGACGCTGCCTTCTTTCAGGCCAACGTGGTGGTGAGCTTAGGCATGTTCGCGTTCATCGCCCTGGAAACCCTTCTATAG
- a CDS encoding aminotransferase class IV produces the protein MTRINGEPVGTPLPESLWHGFFVFTTLRLEGGEPLWLPEHLERLRRHAQALGIAFPGFKALEREVEHHCQQRADMLLRLVVAPEAYVSSARPFAPPPEATYTRGVSVCVTSLRVHPDLGHYKTGNYLPYRLARLEAERAGHFEGLLLDAKGHVVDGSRTSPLLYRAGELCVLQGGVEGITRQKVAEQAATLGLRVSEARLKPDELEGQLLLAGTGVGLLSVGKPLDSALEALITHFRPSGPLPSV, from the coding sequence ATGACCCGCATCAACGGCGAACCCGTCGGCACCCCGCTCCCCGAATCCCTGTGGCATGGCTTTTTCGTGTTCACCACGCTTCGCTTAGAGGGTGGTGAACCGCTGTGGCTTCCCGAGCACCTCGAGCGCCTGCGCCGCCACGCCCAGGCTTTAGGCATTGCCTTCCCCGGTTTTAAGGCGCTCGAGCGCGAGGTCGAACATCACTGCCAGCAGCGCGCCGACATGTTGTTGCGCTTGGTGGTGGCCCCAGAGGCCTACGTCTCGAGCGCACGCCCCTTCGCCCCGCCCCCCGAAGCCACCTACACCCGCGGGGTGAGCGTCTGCGTCACCTCGCTGCGGGTTCACCCCGACCTCGGCCACTACAAGACCGGCAACTACCTGCCCTATCGCTTGGCCCGCCTCGAGGCCGAGCGCGCCGGGCACTTCGAGGGCCTGCTGCTCGACGCAAAGGGGCACGTCGTCGACGGCAGCCGTACCAGCCCGCTGCTCTACCGCGCCGGCGAACTGTGCGTGCTGCAGGGCGGGGTCGAGGGCATCACCCGCCAAAAAGTGGCCGAGCAGGCAGCCACCCTCGGCCTCCGCGTGTCCGAGGCCCGCCTCAAGCCCGACGAACTCGAGGGCCAGCTCCTCCTCGCCGGAACCGGCGTCGGCCTCCTGTCCGTGGGCAAGCCGCTGGATAGCGCGCTCGAGGCCCTGATCACCCATTTCCGGCCCTCCGGGCCATTGCCCAGCGTCTAG
- a CDS encoding MFS transporter, protein MALEPSQSTPQASSIPPLIRRNTLLLAITQAVVGAGMQLIPALGAISVVQLMGSTTWSGLATALAGLARMLIAYPVGRVSDSRGRKAGLYIGLLLALFGSPIIGVGMGAGSFWLFVLGVLVFGAGVGATQQLRVAAADMYPPQRRSEGISFVLMGSLLGALLSPLIVALAERLAVEVGQSPLAVAWFIVPLGVAPAFVFTALVRPDPKRIALRLRDYYPQLPPQNVGQVHSRAHSSFPRRVAIWAGIAAQGQMVMLMAMTSLALHQQGCSFNLISLSVTLHVLGMFAFSWPVGWLADRIGRKPVMLGGLLLSALGALLVGFTGEYASITLGTFLVGLGWCGTYNGATTVVADTTAPGERGRAVGILDVWSNGAGTVLPILAGFLVEGIGIWAIGVAGVLLLGYPALMVSRLTEVSPGRYEG, encoded by the coding sequence ATGGCCCTCGAGCCCAGCCAGTCCACCCCGCAAGCCTCGAGCATTCCCCCCCTCATCCGGCGCAACACCTTGCTGCTGGCGATCACCCAGGCTGTGGTGGGGGCCGGGATGCAGCTCATCCCCGCCCTGGGGGCCATCAGCGTGGTGCAGCTGATGGGAAGCACTACCTGGTCGGGGCTGGCCACCGCGCTGGCCGGGTTGGCCCGCATGCTCATCGCCTATCCGGTGGGCCGGGTGAGCGACTCGAGAGGCCGCAAGGCTGGCCTCTACATCGGCTTGCTGCTGGCCCTCTTCGGCTCACCGATCATCGGCGTGGGCATGGGAGCGGGATCCTTCTGGCTCTTCGTCCTTGGGGTACTGGTCTTCGGAGCCGGGGTGGGGGCTACCCAGCAGCTACGGGTGGCCGCCGCCGACATGTATCCCCCCCAACGCCGCAGCGAGGGGATCAGCTTCGTGCTGATGGGGTCACTGCTGGGAGCACTGCTCTCGCCGCTGATCGTGGCTCTGGCCGAGCGGCTAGCGGTGGAGGTGGGGCAATCCCCCCTGGCGGTGGCCTGGTTCATCGTGCCGCTGGGTGTAGCCCCGGCCTTCGTGTTCACCGCCCTGGTCCGGCCTGACCCCAAGCGCATCGCGCTGCGGCTGAGGGACTACTACCCCCAGCTTCCTCCTCAGAACGTGGGCCAGGTGCATTCAAGGGCCCACTCGAGCTTCCCCCGCAGAGTAGCCATCTGGGCTGGGATCGCCGCACAGGGGCAGATGGTCATGCTGATGGCCATGACCTCGCTGGCCCTGCACCAGCAGGGGTGCAGCTTTAACCTGATCTCCCTCTCGGTAACCCTGCACGTGCTGGGCATGTTCGCCTTCTCCTGGCCGGTGGGCTGGCTCGCCGACCGCATCGGGCGCAAACCGGTAATGCTGGGAGGATTGCTGCTCTCGGCCTTGGGGGCCTTGCTGGTAGGCTTCACCGGAGAGTACGCCTCGATCACGCTGGGCACCTTCCTGGTGGGCCTGGGCTGGTGCGGCACCTACAACGGCGCGACCACCGTCGTCGCCGACACCACCGCCCCAGGCGAGCGGGGCCGGGCGGTGGGCATTCTGGACGTGTGGTCAAACGGGGCGGGAACCGTGCTGCCCATCCTGGCGGGCTTCCTGGTGGAGGGAATCGGCATCTGGGCCATTGGGGTCGCAGGCGTGCTGCTGCTGGGCTACCCGGCTTTGATGGTCTCGAGGCTCACGGAGGTCAGCCCGGGGCGGTACGAGGGCTGA
- a CDS encoding peroxidase-related enzyme (This protein belongs to a clade of uncharacterized proteins related to peroxidases such as the alkylhydroperoxidase AhpD.): MASNAVIDQVLALSQEGKTPTEIARQTGMPFRQVRSLLSKAGQIASSEAPDASTQSKRASEELSEELLAEIEKRYQQGETAINIATSLELNYQRVLRTLREKGLLRQERRRRGNKGSGQPTAAEPSQPLTAEVLQLAQQGMSPVQIARSTGLKVRQINSILQRSTHPPVAPAPPRPQRVSRHDATSWLRVPEAQELPEQVQTLFGKFIEKTGFLPNVIRNFALLPEHLLRWFGYYDYLMRSEGHLSRREREMIAVVVSSLNRCEYCLASHSAYLRDLSGDPVLPDVLIANYRRAEISPRERALLDFAFKLTTDSPHMEEDDLEPLRNVGLSDEAIFEAAQVAAMFNFTNRLANALGWKPNAEYYAMHRAYE, translated from the coding sequence GTGGCCTCAAACGCTGTAATCGACCAGGTTTTGGCGCTCTCGCAAGAGGGCAAGACCCCCACCGAAATCGCTCGACAGACGGGGATGCCTTTTCGCCAGGTGCGCAGTTTGCTGAGCAAAGCCGGGCAAATCGCCTCCTCCGAGGCGCCCGACGCCTCCACTCAGTCCAAGCGCGCATCCGAGGAGCTATCCGAGGAGTTGCTGGCGGAGATCGAAAAGCGCTACCAGCAAGGCGAAACCGCCATCAACATCGCGACCTCGCTGGAGCTCAACTATCAGAGGGTGTTGCGCACCCTACGGGAGAAGGGCCTTCTGCGCCAGGAGCGACGGAGGCGAGGCAACAAGGGGAGCGGGCAACCCACGGCTGCCGAGCCATCCCAGCCGCTCACCGCGGAGGTGCTGCAACTCGCCCAGCAGGGCATGAGCCCGGTACAGATCGCCCGTTCGACGGGGCTGAAGGTTCGCCAGATTAACAGCATCCTCCAGCGCAGCACCCACCCACCGGTGGCCCCAGCTCCTCCCCGGCCTCAACGCGTCTCCAGGCACGATGCTACCTCGTGGCTCAGGGTGCCGGAGGCCCAGGAGTTGCCGGAGCAGGTACAGACCCTCTTTGGCAAATTCATCGAGAAAACCGGCTTCCTCCCCAATGTCATACGCAATTTCGCCCTGCTGCCGGAGCACCTGCTGCGCTGGTTCGGCTACTACGACTACCTCATGCGCTCAGAGGGTCACCTCTCCCGGCGCGAACGCGAGATGATCGCGGTGGTGGTCTCGAGCCTCAACCGGTGTGAGTACTGCTTAGCCTCGCACTCGGCCTACCTGCGCGACCTCAGCGGCGACCCCGTTCTCCCCGACGTGCTCATCGCCAACTACCGACGCGCGGAGATCTCCCCGCGTGAGCGGGCTCTCCTGGACTTCGCCTTCAAGCTAACCACCGATTCCCCGCACATGGAAGAAGACGACCTCGAGCCGCTGCGAAACGTGGGGCTCAGCGATGAAGCCATCTTCGAGGCTGCCCAGGTCGCGGCCATGTTCAACTTCACCAACCGTCTGGCCAACGCCTTGGGCTGGAAACCCAACGCCGAATACTACGCCATGCACCGCGCTTACGAATAA
- the metX gene encoding homoserine O-acetyltransferase MetX: MIQETWGEHEALLYKPPRSRGRVAPPQPQTLRLTAPGEVFGLEQGGLLPELHLRYETYGYLNQARDNAVLVFHAWTGSAHLAGTYDEPTLKLLSPLEQAFGADGWWDALVGPGRVLDTRHSFVICANHIGSCYGSTGPLSRNPLTGEPYGPEFPAITVRDMARAQVRLLDHLGIERVTVLGGSLGGMVALEFALLYPERVRQLIVLAAPTTHGPWARAFNRLSREAVLSDPGYRGGYYSEQPLGLQLARAIAMLSFRSPHSFNLRWNENPVKGESYVLYQGEKFIRRFDANAYLVLSNAMDTHDVARGRGSLEAALNRLRSIPSLWVGIDTDVLYTAAEVRLGALLSGGEYREIQSPHGHDAFLIETDQVEEILTAFLR, translated from the coding sequence TTGATCCAGGAAACCTGGGGCGAGCACGAGGCCTTGCTCTACAAGCCGCCGCGCTCGAGGGGACGGGTTGCGCCGCCCCAGCCCCAGACCCTGCGCCTGACCGCGCCGGGCGAGGTGTTTGGGCTCGAGCAGGGCGGCCTCCTGCCCGAGTTGCACCTGCGCTACGAGACCTACGGCTACCTCAACCAGGCCCGTGACAACGCGGTGCTGGTCTTCCACGCCTGGACGGGCTCGGCTCACCTGGCCGGAACCTACGACGAGCCCACCCTCAAGCTGCTGAGCCCGCTCGAGCAGGCTTTCGGCGCCGACGGCTGGTGGGACGCGCTGGTGGGGCCGGGCCGGGTGCTCGACACCCGGCACAGCTTCGTGATCTGCGCCAATCACATCGGCTCGTGCTATGGCTCCACCGGACCGCTCTCGCGCAACCCCCTCACCGGCGAGCCCTACGGCCCGGAATTCCCCGCCATCACCGTGCGCGACATGGCCCGCGCCCAGGTCCGGTTGCTCGACCACCTGGGCATCGAGCGGGTCACGGTGCTGGGCGGCAGCTTAGGGGGAATGGTGGCGCTGGAGTTTGCCCTGCTTTACCCTGAGCGGGTCAGACAACTCATCGTGCTGGCTGCGCCCACCACGCACGGCCCCTGGGCCCGCGCCTTCAACCGGCTCTCCCGCGAGGCCGTGCTCAGCGATCCGGGCTACCGGGGCGGCTACTACAGCGAGCAGCCCCTGGGTCTGCAACTCGCTCGAGCCATTGCCATGCTCTCCTTTCGCTCGCCGCACTCCTTCAACCTGCGTTGGAACGAGAACCCAGTCAAGGGGGAGAGCTACGTGCTCTACCAGGGCGAGAAGTTCATCCGCCGCTTCGACGCCAACGCCTACCTGGTGCTGTCGAACGCCATGGACACCCACGACGTCGCACGGGGTCGGGGGAGCCTCGAGGCTGCCCTAAACCGCTTGCGGAGCATCCCCAGCTTGTGGGTGGGCATCGACACCGACGTGCTCTACACCGCCGCCGAGGTGCGGCTGGGCGCGCTGCTCTCGGGCGGCGAATACCGCGAGATCCAGAGCCCGCACGGGCACGACGCTTTCCTGATCGAGACCGACCAGGTGGAGGAGATTCTCACGGCGTTTCTGCGGTGA
- a CDS encoding aminodeoxychorismate components I/II translates to MPDDAATLYARARALGLRPALLESAGVVTPFGRLTLLGVGATRRLEVWDGITYLDGEAVGDALEVFGFLEQGLGAGYFPAWIGFFAYEYARHLGLPTHAPLPGLPEAAFYFYPEGYAWLEGQRVQSPSASLAPLLAGAQPLPKVELHSDYPRDAFLSGVEEVQERIRAGWVYQVNLSHRFRFAAGGIDPLALYRALRCYNPSPFMGLLEGEADSLTGPASPVRREADSLTGPASPVRREGYAVVAGSPERLFAYREGMLTARPIAGTRPRGRTPRQDEALGAELLANAKERAEHVMLVDLLRNDLARVCEPGSVEVSEAFTLERYSHVMHLVSEVRGRSHAPLRQVFASIFPGGTITGAPKESVMRAIAELEPVPRGAYTGAMGYVSGKGCDFNILIRSFSFAAGSGYFSAGAGIVIESDPEREYAETQAKAEALLQALGQGREGQAPAPPRRDSVWRPPRPARRLEARVIFLENHDSFSYNIVDYLAALGAEIRVLDHGVAPDLSWATHLVVGPGPGEPATAGRTLEWTRAALEARLPFLGICLGHQALGVALGARLGRSPRPVHGEAFPVEHRGEGIFAGVPSPARFTRYHSLLIRDLPPTLRLEAWTQGGDPETRLCMALSHAHGLAWGVQFHPESMLSEYGMVLLSNFLSLSPVDEPAGRPEPIPS, encoded by the coding sequence ATGCCGGACGACGCCGCCACCCTCTACGCCCGGGCCCGGGCTTTGGGCCTGCGCCCGGCCTTGCTCGAGTCCGCCGGGGTCGTGACCCCGTTTGGGCGCTTGACCCTGCTCGGGGTGGGGGCTACGCGGCGGCTCGAGGTCTGGGACGGCATCACCTACCTCGACGGGGAGGCGGTGGGGGACGCGCTCGAGGTGTTCGGCTTCCTCGAGCAGGGCCTGGGAGCGGGGTATTTTCCGGCCTGGATCGGCTTCTTCGCCTACGAGTACGCCCGTCACTTGGGGCTGCCTACCCACGCTCCCCTGCCCGGATTGCCCGAGGCGGCGTTTTACTTCTATCCCGAGGGCTACGCCTGGCTCGAGGGGCAGCGCGTCCAGAGTCCCTCTGCGTCGCTGGCCCCGCTGCTGGCCGGGGCTCAACCGCTGCCAAAAGTTGAGTTGCATAGCGACTATCCCAGGGATGCCTTTTTGTCGGGCGTCGAGGAGGTGCAAGAGCGCATCCGAGCCGGTTGGGTCTACCAGGTCAACCTTTCGCACCGCTTCCGCTTCGCAGCGGGCGGGATCGATCCCCTGGCCTTGTACCGGGCCCTGCGGTGCTACAACCCCAGCCCCTTCATGGGCCTGCTCGAGGGCGAGGCAGATTCCCTTACGGGACCGGCTTCACCGGTACGCCGGGAGGCAGATTCCCTTACGGGACCGGCTTCACCGGTACGCCGGGAGGGCTACGCGGTGGTCGCAGGCAGCCCCGAGCGCTTGTTCGCCTACCGCGAGGGGATGCTCACCGCGCGGCCCATCGCCGGAACCCGGCCCAGAGGGCGGACGCCCCGGCAAGACGAGGCGCTGGGGGCCGAGCTCCTTGCCAACGCCAAGGAGCGAGCCGAGCACGTCATGCTCGTGGACTTGTTGCGCAACGACCTGGCGCGGGTGTGTGAGCCGGGAAGCGTGGAGGTGAGCGAAGCCTTTACCCTCGAGCGCTACTCCCACGTCATGCACCTGGTCTCCGAGGTGCGGGGCCGCAGCCACGCGCCCTTGCGGCAGGTGTTCGCCAGCATTTTTCCCGGTGGGACCATCACCGGAGCGCCCAAGGAGAGCGTCATGCGCGCTATCGCTGAGCTCGAGCCCGTTCCCCGCGGGGCCTATACCGGGGCGATGGGCTACGTCTCGGGGAAGGGCTGCGACTTCAACATCCTCATCCGTAGCTTCAGCTTTGCGGCAGGCAGCGGCTATTTCTCGGCTGGAGCGGGCATCGTTATCGAGAGCGATCCCGAGCGCGAGTACGCCGAGACCCAGGCCAAGGCGGAAGCCCTGCTGCAAGCTCTGGGGCAGGGCCGGGAGGGGCAGGCCCCGGCCCCGCCGCGCCGAGACAGCGTTTGGAGGCCGCCAAGACCGGCGAGACGCCTCGAGGCCCGGGTGATCTTCCTGGAGAACCACGACTCCTTCAGCTACAACATCGTGGACTACCTGGCCGCGCTCGGGGCGGAAATCCGCGTGCTGGACCACGGCGTGGCCCCCGACCTGTCCTGGGCCACCCACCTCGTCGTCGGGCCGGGGCCGGGTGAGCCGGCGACGGCGGGCCGGACCCTCGAGTGGACCCGGGCCGCGCTCGAGGCCCGCTTGCCCTTCCTGGGGATCTGCCTGGGGCATCAGGCGCTCGGGGTGGCGCTGGGGGCGCGGTTGGGGCGCTCCCCCCGCCCGGTCCACGGCGAGGCCTTCCCGGTCGAGCACCGCGGCGAGGGGATCTTCGCGGGAGTGCCTAGCCCGGCCCGCTTCACGCGCTACCACTCCCTGCTCATCCGCGACCTGCCCCCGACCTTGCGACTGGAGGCCTGGACCCAGGGCGGGGATCCAGAGACGCGTTTGTGCATGGCGCTATCCCACGCCCACGGCCTGGCCTGGGGCGTGCAGTTCCACCCGGAGAGCATGCTCTCGGAGTACGGGATGGTGCTGCTGAGCAACTTCCTGTCGCTGAGCCCCGTGGACGAGCCGGCAGGCCGGCCTGAACCGATCCCCTCCTGA
- a CDS encoding cobalamin B12-binding domain-containing protein: protein MDRRIRVLVAKPGLDGHDRGAKVVARALRDSGMEVIYTGLRQTPEMIVSAALQEDVDAIGLSVLSGAHMHYFREVKRLLSEQQADDILLFGGGIIPDEDVPKLKDLGVAAVFGPGTSTQDIVAFLQQSAPKRWAAQGG, encoded by the coding sequence ATGGACCGCAGAATTCGGGTTCTAGTAGCCAAACCAGGCCTGGACGGACACGACAGGGGTGCCAAGGTAGTCGCTCGAGCGCTGAGGGATTCGGGGATGGAAGTAATCTACACCGGCTTGCGACAAACCCCGGAGATGATCGTCTCTGCTGCTTTGCAGGAGGACGTAGACGCCATCGGTCTATCCGTTCTCTCGGGGGCTCACATGCACTACTTCCGGGAAGTCAAGCGGCTCCTGAGTGAACAGCAAGCCGACGACATCCTGCTCTTCGGCGGAGGGATCATCCCCGACGAAGACGTTCCCAAGCTCAAAGATCTCGGCGTCGCGGCGGTGTTTGGACCCGGCACCAGCACCCAGGACATCGTCGCATTCTTGCAGCAGTCGGCCCCCAAGCGCTGGGCGGCCCAAGGAGGGTAA